A window of Physeter macrocephalus isolate SW-GA chromosome 6, ASM283717v5, whole genome shotgun sequence genomic DNA:
tttcaacaaagatgccaAGAATATACggtggggaaaggagagtctcttcaataaacggtgttggaaaaactgaatacacaactgcaaaagaatgaaactggacccctatcttacaccacacacaaaaatcagttcaGAATGAATTAAGGACCTGAACTtaaaacctgaaactataaaaatcctagaagaaagcatagggaaaatgttccttgacattggtcttggcaatgagtttttggatttgacaccaaaaacaaaggcaacagcaaaaataaacaagtgggactacatcaaactaaaaagcttccacACAACAAAAGataccatcagcaaaatgaaaaggccacctttGGAACGGGAGTAAATATTGGCAAATCCTatactgataaggggttaatatacatggcactcatacaactcaatagcaaaaaagaaaacaaaaacaaacaaacaaaactaagaatatgattttttaaatgggtaaaggacctgaatagacatttttgcaaagaaaacatacaaatgtccaacaggtttatgaaaaggtgctcaacgtcactaatgatcagggaaaggcaaatcaaatgAGACACCACATCTATTAGGAAGTCTATATCCAAAAAGCAAGAtacaacaaatgctggcaaggatgtaaaaagggaaccctagtgcaCCATTGATGGGAATGTATACGGGTACAGGCAGTTGGAAAAacgtatggtggttcctcaagaaCTTAacaatagaaataccatatgatccagcaatcccacttctggatatacatCCAGTggaaacaaaatcattttcttagagttatctgtactcccatgttcattgaagcattattcacaatagccaactatgaaaacaacctaagtgtccacagaaggatgaatggatttaaaaaatgtgaaataaataaatatatatgtctcACAAATATTATTCGGCcaccaaaaaaaggaaatcctgccgtttgcaacaacatgagtAAAACTGGAGGGCGTttcgcttagtgaaataagccatacagggaaagacaaatacttcatgGTATTACTTATATATGGTATCttacaaaaaaaaagccaaatttacAGAAAGATATGGTGATTGCCAGAGGTTAGGGGAAATGAGAAGAGGTTGGCAaaagggtacagactttcagttataatacaaataaggtctgaggatctaatgtataacatggtcactatagttgataatactgtaaatttgctaagagagttgaATTTGTGTTCTCACACAAATAAAAGGGGGGTTGGGTAAATATGTGAGGCAATttatgtgttaattaacttgattgtgggaATCCTttaacaatgtatatatatatcaaatcatcacatcatacacctaaaatatattacaattttgtcaattatacttcaataaagctgaaaaaaaaagagaaaatgtgttgAAATTGGTTAAAACTTCTTCAGCCTGGGTCTATGAATAACTGCAGAGAGgagataaatggaataatattcagcagtAGAAAGGAATGGGCAAGATGTTACAGAGTCCCATGGAGTCATCTCCAGTTATACGTCTAAGTGAAAAACAGCAAGATGCAGAACAATGTGTATAGTGTGCTATCTAGTGCCTAAGGAAGTACAGAAGGCTTTCTAACTGCAGAAGGCTTTCTAGTGCCTAAGGAAGTGCAGAAGGCTTTCTAAATGGTTACCTATTTGGAGTGTAACAGAGATCAGGAGACAGGAAAGAAACTAGGcttctttaaatatactttgtttTCAAGTTTTGACTCTGGTACCATGAAaatttattacataataatagacaaaattaaatcaaaagaaCTATCAATCTGtaaaaatcaaatgcaaaataaagcagACACTTGTTTGTATAGTGGATGGTTTAATAATAAAGTTGTTTCAAATGATGCTAAGACacggtaattttattttttgtctccattagtatatattcttaaataagagaaatcttaaattgtttttttaataattatgttgtTAGAATAGCATATTGTTAGTTTGAAACTATTATACACAGAGATGCACACaaataattgttaattttttgttgttagggACCAAAATTTGCAGCATtcgaaaaaagaaacaaacatatacaaaattagAATTGGAAAGGTCAGCATGAActcactgaaatttattttaaaagaatctatTCTGGTGGTTTTAAGCATAAAGGCATTTATGAGAGAGTATCAAAGTATTACAAGGTCTGCAGAAGGAGATTCAGAGCTAAGCGTCCAGAAACAATGCCTGCATCAGATATTTTTCTAGATACCTCAAGAGGGAAAAATCTTAATCTGATGTTGCAGCTAATGGTTTGCTTCAGTATGACACAAATCTGATGCTTGTATGTACAGTCTCGATCCAGACATTGCAGTGTTACTATGGGATCTAATCATTGTTATCGTATGttacaatttgtttttctttcactgagtTTATTAAACCTACATAAAGGTTTCCACTGAACATCAAACGGTTCCTGATGTGATGCCTACTGAAAGGCTAAACTCAATCTGTTAGCCTGCAAATGTGGGACAGACTCTTTCACTGAGTTGtaatttttctcttgtgtttagGCTTGGATCGTCTGGATCCAATCCTTGCAGcctgaatgcatttttttttaatataatagaaCCCTTATATTGGCAAATTCTTTACAAAAGGAGCTGAGAATTTGCAGACCTGCTGCAGCTTACCTTTAAACTTTTTCAAAGCATCATTAAACCAAACAAGCCATTAAAAAGTACTAAactggacatatgtatatgtataactgattcactttgttataaagcagaaactaacacaccattgtaaagcaattatactccaataaagatgttaaaaaaaaaaaaaagaaatgaagcacttACATTTGATCTTGGTATGATCTCCTCCCTAGGTAGAGCTCTACCAGGAGCTTTAGGTTGCATTCCTGGCCCTACTGATGTGAAAGCCAGTGAGACGAACTACTTTTCAGAGCCTGTCTAGGCCTcctgaaaatgaaaagcaatgtgTGTGATGAAAAGATGAGCATGACCTCTGGGGATTTTAAGCTTCATGATGATTTAATAGCAAATCATTGTAAATTCAGCAGACTTGACTTTcccaataaacatttactttaaaggagaaaaaataaagtactaaATTGGGAATACAGGGTCAACAATAAGGGGATAAGAAAGATTTGGAAAGGAAGGCCAAGTTAAAGAGTCAATGAAGCATCATCTGGAGAAATGGTTTAAGACGTGTTCCTGTTGAAGCTTACTTATGTGTGCCTACTTAGCAAAAAGTGTGGATCAGTCATTCAAGTCTAAAAGGGacagaataaaaaacacaatCATGTAAAATACTGATCCTATCCCACTCTCCACTGTCACTTTCACCTGATAGAAATCTTTTTGTCAGCTCTGCAGCATTAACAAGTAGGAGTTGGAGCTTCATGACTGATCTTCTGTGCCTATTCCTTTCCAACTGGAACAGGATATCAACCTAGCCATGTTATAAATACTGATAAACGGCTGCTGTTTTCCCCGTGGGCTCAGAATGAAAGATCTGGTTTTCATGGAGTTAACAAGAGctaggggggagggaggggagcgaAGAGCAGAATGCTGGAAGAGAATGAGTCCACATAGTTTTATGTGGTTGGAAATGGAAGATTCAGGGGCTTAATGACTTCTGTGACCCTGAATACCTCTACCATTCTTTCAATTTTCAGAAAGGATAAATTGTACTTCTATGTGGAAACGATACATCTACTGGTCTGAGTTGTCATTTATCTTACGATACTCTTCAGTCTCTATACCAGTATTTTAGAAGTTGTCTTGAGTGAGCAGTTATCAGTTCCTCTAGGTGCTGTCTAGTTTCTGGGTTGGTACTGGTAGCAAAGTAGCAAAAGAAATTCTAGTTGGGGATACACAATTGAGTTTTATACAGTTTTATACATgtggatatgtgtgtgtttgcttaaATAAGTGTGTAATTTCTAACACTTGCACCTGAAATCGTCCTAATACATAGGAAATCCACTGCCTGAGATTGTGATCCTTTAAGTTAAAGCATGTTATAAATACGGAGACTTTGTACCCAAACTTGCTTATGTAAGGAGATCACCTTGCCCTATTATTAATGTTACGGAATCGAATAGGTAAGATTCCTGGCTAGTAGTCCAGATCACAGAGCAGACTAACCCGAGTTTTAATGCAAGCTCCTAGGGCAAGTTCCAGAATTTTCCTTagcttcctttcattttaaagtgaaaacagTATCGGTAAGGCTGTTCGTATATGCTGTATAAAATAACTGCATggcatatatgtaaataaataacccGTTCCCGACCTACCAAGAGTTAAAACGCTAAACGCTGAATATCATTTTAAGCAGCAGACAGGAAGGGGCGGAGCGCCAGCCGCAGCCCCCGCCTCACCGCCGTTAGGGAAGCAGCCGCGGCTACGTCAGGCGCGAGTGTGAGCCCAGCGGCCGCTtagcccccggcccctcccggtCACCGCCGTCAGTCGGGGGGTCCGCGGGGTCTACGGTCACCCTGCGCTCCAGGCACCGCACCTGGCGAGCGGCGACACCGCGTCCATGGCCACCGCGGCGGCTCCGTCATCCTTGGCTCTCAAGGCCTCGAGCCTGGCCGCGGCCCCCGGCTCGTACGGAGTCTTCTGCAAGGGGCTCTCCCGCACCCTCCTCGCCTTCTTCGAGCTGGCCTGGCAGCTGCGCATGAACTTCCCGTACTTCTACATCGCGGGCTCCGTGGTCCTCAACATCCGCTTGCAGGTACACTTTTAGAGCCCTGAGGAAGCCGCCAGCATCCCGGGCCTGCATTATGGCGGACTCCCAGGAGGCCCCGCGGCGCCGCGGAGCTGAGGGCGAGGAGTCCCGCTGTCTCGCGAGAGTGCCTGGGCTCCCTCCGCGGTTGTGCTCTCCGCTCTCAGCCGAGCTCCTGTACTGTCACCGAGACCTTGGCGAGATTAGGAAGAGGAGATACGCGATTCCGGGAGCCGAGAAAGAACTTCAGTTAAGACCCACGACAATATTTAAGAAGCTGTGCATCCTTAAAACAAAAACGGGACGAACAGGTTGTATTACAAAAAGGGAAAGGTACTAAAATTTTCAGGACAAAAATGTACAACAAGCTCATGGTCCATATTAATTTAATGAGTAAATTTCGGGAGTATGAGACTGGAATATAAGCAGGACGCTGAATGAGTGAGAAGCTGGAGGTCTTAAGGATATGCTGTGGAGGGCATATATTTCTTcataccacaagaaaaaacaatgacGATCAGAAGCTTTCAGTGAAAAAAACTGTACAGGAAACACATCCTTCAAATACCAAACAATGTAAAATGCTGCAGGATTTTGAACAGCGGGAGTGTAAGAAAGTGGACTCTATTTCAGTGTCCCTATGAGTAACATGCAGTTCAAAATCTTGGAgccaaagagaaggaaatccagTCATAGCACAAAGCTTGGCGACTTATtgaataacatttaaataatcataataatgtaAATGCTGTTTatggttttcatctttttaagAGAATACTTACAGTTACAAAGTTGAATGCACATGTTATCAGCCTTGATGGCGTAAAAGTGAGGGTACCTGGAATGGTAATGGTGTCTTAAAGTGGGAAGCTGAGAGGAAAATTCTGTTGTCGATGGGGGAAGAgggcattttattatttaaagagtAGCCATAAAGTTGCTAAAATGTAACTatatgaaagagagaagaggaggggagaacAGCATGAGGTCAACAAGAAATGCCTAGAGGTTAGAGTTAGGGTGGAATGTCTCATTACCTGATGTATTTGAATATAGAGTCGAGATTTTTAGATTTCAGAGAGTCTGGAGACGAATTAGTGGTCtgcaa
This region includes:
- the SMIM10L1 gene encoding small integral membrane protein 10-like protein 1; protein product: MATAAAPSSLALKASSLAAAPGSYGVFCKGLSRTLLAFFELAWQLRMNFPYFYIAGSVVLNIRLQVHF